GACATAGACTAAAGCTCTCCCCCAGCTCAGGGGATGTGTCCTTTAAAGGCTGACAGTGTTGCAGCACTGTAGCAAAGTCTCTCCCATTTCTATGCTGCTAACTAAGTTTGTGTCCTATCACATCATCTAGGAAAACGCCATTCTAAAATTTTACTGGATGTAAAATCCACCACCTGGTCGGGGCTGTGAGAagttttcaaatttaaaaatgaatgaatgaataattaATTTTCTTGCATTATCTGAAATACTGTTGTTTAATTTCTCTCACCCTCATATCCCTCAAAAATATACTACTTTACCTCTGCTGCCACAGTTGCAGCTCAGTGTGGGCTTTGTGTCCTATGTAGTACACACCTTCAGAGGATGCAGCTCCTGAGTTGTACGAGTTTGGAGATTAGTAGATatttggaaacaaaaacaaatgatgcCCTCAATGAcaagaaaatgctgaaaaattGTTTCTTGGCATATTATTTCTACAATTTGCCATGTAGTGACACTAGTAAAACACTTTTTAGTACACATACTTAAAATTCATCATATCATGTCCATAAGAAGTAAAAAGTTATTcttgatttttgtatttttcagatGTAACATCGTTCCAGTTCAGCGGTGATCACCCTAACACttaaagtttgaaaactctTTCTCTGGCCTTTTCACTACTTTATGGGAACTTGGAACAATATCCCTTATTCCAGTTTTCAGAACAGGATGTATGAAAATAAAGCACCTCTGTTCAAGAAGTCATGCTGAGTTTACTGAGTGTGGAGCTGAACCTTGATTAGATTTCCGTGtgtttaaaaagcagctttgtGGTGTTCAGTGTTGAGGGTTTGATTTCCTGTTGGGAGCACAGGTGGACACTTATTTATCCGAAATGATGATGAGCTGACTGTGAGAACATGTCTGATTTGCAGTACTCTGTTAATAAAGGCTTATTTTGTGGAGGAAAAAACCACCCAAACCTTTCTGAGATTACGATGATGGAGACAGCACTATTACGattattgtaaaaaatgaaacaaaaacatacgGTATTACGGTgtctttttaatgtaaaaataattaaatcacCACAAAACGGTGTCTGTTTTAATTTTGGATGAGTGATTTTTAcccaagatgaagaaaataagactTATTTTCAGTCATATCTGAATTATGTTTTTACAAACATGAGTACCAGCCTCAGTGAACATGAAGACAATCGGTGTTACTCAACATGTCCATAAGGCTATACTACCTCACAAGCATCTTTAAATTCACTGTATTagtgtgaaaaaacaaacacaaaaccccCATCACATTGGTTGTTTCAGTTTCTTCTTTTTGGGCTTGACTATCTGTGGTAGCTGGATTTTGAAGGCagtcctaaaaagaaaaaaaaaacaatacatgaTTTAAATGGAAGTTGAAGTTCAGACTTTAAGCTTTAAGGTGTTTAAATAAACTTTTGCACTAACTGTTTAAGAATTATAGACTTCTTTATACACAGCCCTTCACTTTCAGGTGCCTAAAATGAACTGATTAAACTAACAACATCACATAAGGTTAGTTTCAATAGTTGGATGAAGGTCCTTTGCAGTCAGTGGATCAAATGCTCCTTTTGCTCCTGTTAGATGCTCTGCTAGGCCTTCACCCAGGCTTATTTGTGGGTCTCTGGTTTTAGTAGCTAAAAGCACATTGTATTGAGTTGAGGTGATTCAGCCATTTCAGAATATCCtatttggttgcttttgcagtatgctttgggtcattatccatttgcgTTGTGAAACTCAGCATTTGGCTGAGCAGAGAGTATAGACCTGCACGCTTCACAGTTCATCCTGCTACGGTTATCAGCATTCACAGCATCAACACTAGTGGCTTGCCTCCACTGGGAGCCATACATGTCCATGCCATAACACTGCCTCCAATATTTTTAACAGATAAATGGTATGCTCCAGATCATGATCTGTTTCACTCCTCCTCCATACTTTTCACTTCCCATAATTCTTGTACAAGTTAACCGTGGTTTCATCTATCCAAAGAAAGTTCTCCTTAATTTGTCAAGAAATAACAGGGAAACAGGCATCACATTGTCATAATGGTGGACTGTATATAAACAGGGCCGTAATTGCTGAACAgttaatgtaatatttttttgaaCCCATGGAATTAAAACAATCTGCACTTCAGACCTGATATAAATCCACTGTGCTGttgtacagaggcaaaaatatttttgaaaaagccaatgttcaaatatatatggaatagggctgccacgattagtcgactatcaaaatcgtcgacgaccaatttaatagtcgacgcgtcgtttgaagctttgtaaaatcccaaaagacgcaggaataagtagtaggatttaagagtgtaataacggactgaaacagaagatggcagcactgcacgaagaaggatgccagctgccgttaaaccctgaagaagaagtgtcccagaattcatagcgcggccctgctcagtttccaacaatggcggcagctagttagttttaatattactcttattattctttctgggtcacaaaataaacgtttaacatattttcaggcgagaatgtagctgtgtaaacctcaaatatctgctcagtttatcaagacaccacatattttcaaaagcgctccgacgttttcggagacgtctgttacccaccagctcgatagctagccgggggcaaggctcactagagccggtgagaacaccggactgccggcaaatcgttttcaaacccaccgcagtctttcgctactcaggttaaacatgatatacaagtcacttagataacttaaaaatgttattgtttggcctttttcagtattttatttgttcctgagtaaatcggtttggctgagattaaagttatagtttttacacagctgaataaacgtgaagcagacaactgattatcagaatgtgagatgctcgagaatatactccggtgtcctgttatattttagatagcaaggagcagaatgctgagtttattaaactccaccgcaacaatctgcaaatttcattaaaatttaataaactatcatcttgtctttatttttagttagaacataccttaaacacttaaagctgtaagctaatgatagttatataagagcagatgcatgctagtgcaataagctgtacgttgtacgtccaatggatgcatgatctgattagtccactaatcgcaaaaataatcggtgactagtcaaCTAtgaaaataatcgtttgtggcagccctaatatgGAAATAAGTGTACAGAATGTACACATGTAGATGTATTAACACTACTCCACAAAACACTGACACTTACTCGCATGTAGTACAAATGGGGCTGAAGTTGCAGAAtactaaaaacaaaagaaacagactgattaaaaaaaacatactgcaGCTCTTTCCAGTAATAAAGATTTAAGCAATTCAAACTCACTGGATAGACAAACTGAGCACACGTAACCGATTTCAATGAGGTTACGGTGGCAGAAACACGCAGCTCGGTAGTCCACGTGTGCAGGCGGCGGTAGCACCAGCTGTGACCGCTGCTCAGAGTCAGGCAGGAACACCCACTGCTCAGAAGACAACAAAAACAGCCGTCGTTAGATGCAAATGAAACCAACCCCATCCTTCTTAATGTGTGTGAAGCTGTACTGCACTCTCACCAACAGATACTGTGCAAGGGCGACTTTCTGTGGTATCTTCAGGTACAATCCTCCAGTTATATCACAAGCCTGAAATGAGTATATAACGGTTAGGACAGCATGGTAGAGGgcacacatcacatcacatgaTAATCACCACACTACCTCGCACTAAAGATGTTAATACACTGGAAAATATTTGTGTTAAGACAAAGTACGTTTCTTAAATACTTGGAAAACTGCAAAGTGGTGATTGTCCTTACAGAGCTATAAGAATTTACCTGCTGAAGGAGACCAGAGTCCGAATCCAACACACAGGCATCTATCAGGATGTTctgtttaaaacacaaaaacgtTTTTAAATTTAGCGTTTCATTTTTACCTTTCTATTTCTACCTTTGTCTGACTAAATAAAGGTTACACTGACTCGCTGAACCATCTTGTATTACAAACTGGTATTACAGGACAAGTACAACCTGGGCTTAGTTTAACTTCAGTTGATATTATAAATAGTAATAGGTGGATAAGGCTTCCAGGTTTGAAAAGTCAAGTGCTTTAAACCTGGATTCTTTCTAATTCCACCAGGTGGCGACTGCTCTGGCTGCAAAAACACTTCCAGTCTTATAGAAGTCAATGGGAAAACGGCTCCTCAAGCTTTACCTCTGTAAAGACGCTCTTGTTGAATTTATGGACTCAGCTGGTTATTTTGGGTcataatgaataaaacatttaagtCTATTTTGTAAATTTTGGCTTCTATGTGTAATAAAAAAGGATTAGTGGTTGATATTTcttaaaaacagcacaaaaatgaCTTGGATGTTAAGTGATAGCAGATGTTTTGATATATAGTGTCAACAGCTTTACTTATTTCTGGGAGTTTTAAACTATTTCAttttaacacagcatttcattatAAGCATCTTTAGGTCCAACTTTTCAATTACAGCAGTGGCTGTAGTAAGTAAAGGGTAATTAAGTGTTAATACAGGACAATGATCTATTAATATTCTACCTGCTTCTGAGCAGCAAAAATCACATTCATGAAGTTCATGTACTGGAGAGCGCAGTCCTCAGCCGCTTTTACCGCCTATACAGTGCAAAGCGTCAAAGAGGGGTCAAAGTCaggtgggaaaaaaaactaaacaaaagcaTTCATGATGTTTGAACATTTGGGCATTACCAGTATTCTTGATTTAATCTCTTgtccaacttaaaaaaaaaaaaaaaagagagagagagagagagagagagagaaaatatatacattaaagcagggtaaatggtaaatggcctgtatttatatagcgctttttaaTAGTCCTAAGGacaccaaagcgctttacatatccagtcattcacccattcacacatacattcacacactggtgatggcaagctacatggtagccacagccaccctggggcgcactaaCAGAGGCGAAGGTATAAATGGAAAACTTCATTTAATTACTGGCATAATTAAGCATGTATAAAGATTAAATCACCTTCCAGCTCTTTCGTGAGCCGGTGAATATCTATATATTAAAGGGTTAAggtgaaaaagtaaataatattGGTGGAAAATAAATAATCTATAGATATTTAACTTTAGAGCAAAACATCACACGCAAACAAAAGTCTAACATTCTCTGGGCGACGATGGCTTATAAATTGaactttaaaatgcaaaaaagaaagattaaatAAGTGATACCATTCTATTTCTCTTCAAAATAGACACTAAATGTCCTCTAAAGTCAAGATTAACAATATTTTACCTGCACTACCTACATATATGTAGGCCCATTTGACATTACACTAATTTTGtaaaaaactataaatataaatatctgCTTTCAGTTTCCAGCCTCTGTCTATCCTTACACTTCCTGGCTGATTCTGTGGAGTCGTGCACTGAATGCACTGTTTATTATTGCACAGCATGTCATAAATGATAAAACAGTCTGCATGAAAAGGATACAGCAGAGAGCTTTGGCGAGGGATCCGGCCAACAAAGTATCTGTTGAATTTCCCGTCACTTCAACTGAAATCATGTGAGATACACTGAATTTTAGGGAGCACTGTACAACATCTTTAAATACCTCAGAGTTTATCCTCGCAAATACACGCTTACTTTTTGACATTATGTTCCTGATCTCTTCAGCAATAAGGTTATTGGCAGCAGACAGGAGTTCATATTTTCCATCTCCGCTTGAGGATACATCATTGCCACCACCGTCTTCTCCACTCCAGCTCTTACTGGGATACAGGAAGTGACTTGAAAAAGTGAGTGGGAGAAAAGCGCATATGAGCAGCGACAGCagcaaaacattaaacagaCGACTTTATTCCTGGAAACTAAAACTAGTGgaagaaatactcagaccagcatATTGGATTCCACACCCACCAGCTAAACTGATGAACAGTTTGCACTGCAAACAGATGAACAGTTTTTGTTCATCTGATATTGTATTTCCTTGATTTTAAGACGActgctattttttttatgtcctaATATGTAAGTCCAAGAACTGACAGATAATATACTTTTCCACATGATGGTGATTCTCCTCTTAATATGGTTTACAAGCCTGTGTGTGGACCTCAGAAATTCCTCTGTGCAGTGAAACCCAGTGAAACTATGGTATGAAATTACCTGCCCTGGCAGTGGCTAGCAATGACAGCCAGCTTGTTTGTCCTAGCCATGGCCATGTGAGCGTTGCCCATCACCATGACTGCATCCATACACTTGGACAGGGTGAACTGGGCGGACACAGGGGTACATGGAGCGTTGCTTAGCATCAGAGACATTCAGAAAAACTTTAATGAGTCAGAGTAACCACAGACATCACAACTAATACCTGTGGATCCCGCTGAGCCTGCTGCCCCCACCATATGGGGTTTACATCCACGACGATCACCAGGAGGTTGATTTCGTCCTCTAGGCAACATTTTTGAAAGAGTTTCACCAAAAAGCACCTGAGCGTACAAAATAAACACTGCAAAGACTCATTATGAGCCAGGCTACATACCTGATGCCATCACGGCGGATTATTGACTTGAAAAAGAGATGGCTTCTATTCTGCAGCTCTATCTTCTCTTAGTGCTCATACTTTATCGTAAACTTCAAACAATCTGCAGACAACTAGGAGCGTATTAAAGTCCAGATAGTTTAGGAAAAGCAATTATATGCAGGGATacgcacattttttttctcatcaatCACACAGCTGGCGTCTCCAGGAAACGatttctgtcttcttctgtGGCTTTTCATAGCAGACTACAGACGCCCGGCACACTGCTGCCACCTAGCGCCCATTTGCTGTAGCGTAAATTCTTGGGTCTATACATTCTCTACATTCATGGTCATATAAACCAACCCCTTTTTCGTTCTTAAATCTTTCCATCTATCTCTTATGTTCTGCTCATCCAATTTAGAGGCCCGCTTGAACCCttcccagctgccatagggcgGGAGGCAGGGCGGtctgtaaaatacatttatggATGGAAATTCCATCTATAAATTAATTCTAATATTTCTTTGCAAGCTTCAGATCATCATCCTGTTCATGTGCTAGAAAAAAACATCGTTTACAGAAAATTGTATATTAGATATATAAAATTCAGCAGTATCACCACAGGGGGTTATCAGTTTAATTGAACTAACTGATCACCTGAGAAGCTGTGCAAGTGCTGAAGTGCTGCTGTAGATTTCACAATTTAAGCAGTTACagttttgaatcattttaaaattgtgttATTTATTGAATAACAGATAAGATTAGACgatgcatgttttatttttcatcataCTTTGAGTTAAATAGTTAATGTTTCAATGATTTTCAAAATCATTACATTCTGCTTTTTTTGCACACTGTCCCATTTTTTCTGGAAAAAATGATCCCCATTAAGGTAGTttaattacaagaaaaaaataaatacaatacaaacataatgataataataacaacaattatAAAAATTCACATATAAAGTTATAATGAAACACAatgattattttgtttaaaaataaaaataatttagaaaatataactaaaaacaaactgtgtATTGGTCAGCTGTTTGTATCAGCTTCAAAATAAAGAGTTCCTGAGGAAGTCACCATGCCAGACATTTACTGATTTTATGCAAGTCTGCAGAACACCATGTTTTCTATATTATTACAAGATCAGAGAGTCAGTGGAAGACGAGCAAAGCTCCTTAAATTGTCCCTGAAGCATTAAAGGTTATGTCTTGGGTTTGGCTTTCGGCTTGGCTTTGAGTGAAGTGCGCCTGTATTTCTCAGTCTGGTAGACGTCTGACTCGATGGCTTCGCCGGAGTCATTGAGCGTCACGTACACATCCCCGTTGACCTCAGTGACCTTATGAACCCGCTGTTTGACACCCTTGGAGCGCCAGTAAGTCCTCAGCGGTTTGGCTGTAGGGTCGTCCACAGCTTGGTAAAGCGATTCCCCTTCTGCGAGGGTGATCTTGTACTTGTGCCAAGGACACACAATGCACAGCCGTCCATTGAACTCCTAAAGGTAACACAGGTCGAAAGATTTTTTAGATATTACAGAAAAGGTTGAGTGTCAGACTTATGCACAGCTGTTTACAGTAAACAAGTCAAAAGGTGACTGATTTTCTTAATATACACCAGTAATCAGAATAAACAGCAGAAAACTCACCTCAATGTCTCCATACTGTAAAGCACCACCTGAATCTGTCCATGAAAAAAAACGTGGCATTATGGACATCAAAGACGAGCCGTAGAAGAACATATACTCTGCAATGTACTATGGATTATCTCAGCAGAAGCAGTACTTACGGTAGCAGCGCACATCCATTGCATAAAGCTGCCCCTGGTGGTGCACGACCAGCACATCTCTGCATCCGTTCACCAGCTTTGTCACACGGCCAGCTTTGACAATGTCCTCCTTCTTTCCAATGAAGTGGGAGGTAGACAAgtttgaggaggaggaagaggcagAAGAAGTCTGAGACATCTCCTCCTCAGAGGACATGTTGATCTCTTCTTATAGCTGATAttctaaataaaatgaaaaagattACGCttatgaaaagaacaaaaagatcACTTTAATTTCTTATTTTATGTGGACTGCTTATTACACTCCAgttacaaaacacacaaaaaacatagtTTTTGTATGTCTCTTTTTATAACTACACATAGAACCCCTCGGATGTCTTCATACAAGTAAAGTCACTTAATTGTCTACCTACTACTTTCTTCAGAGTAGTATGAATTATCcaaaggaaaagctgtaaaacctatgaaaatacagttaaaaggcCTCTGGCCACCGggcctcaggcccagaggccagaggcctgagggcaccccaccccccggagGGGGCCCAGctgggccacaggcgccaggccctgccaatcggccaccaggagtgagccggtacatacatgagcgcccagccccagacaccaagaaccaccaacacaccaacgtctgagggcatcagccactggcagggagtgtggtgaggggagataggtctccatacctcggagagcctgagatgttcccagagaggtggagtctaagacccaagctgacatatagacacagacgaacaggcgcacgcagacacaaccatgcattcccacccccatatacacaaacaaatactcagcactcacccgacgtggagacagacacaaatagacactgtacacacattcacactccccaaacatactctatatcccaggtccggGTACCCCTGCCCCAGAGGGGCAAACCATAcccagacccaggagatgtaacccttctctctggggtggaggaaagcagaccgcctccttatctgcagtagcagggaggccctgcatcccagaccccaatccgacagccagcacctcctcccagccccccagccctgacGGTTAACAGAAcgggggtgagtgaagaccccaaacctccctccgcccgctcaaatgtagtgttgctgtgtgttgttctaaagtgcatttaaaacacaggagggcatggtgcttctGTGTTTTTGACTGAGTGAGCAGATAGCACATGGCATGAcaataaatcaaaataataaGTGTAAATCTGGTTTCTTGTTGCCCACAGACAATTTCAATATAACTGCCATGAAGAGTTTTCGGTTATTCCGGTATATTTGAAACATAGACTGATGTCAGTGCTGAAGTCACATGGATGAACACTGTAAACAACCTAATGTTCTTTTTGTACAGTTATAGTTAGACATCTTCTTTTCACCAACCTGCACAtttactgaaaaatatttttatatatacctagaaaataataataataagaagaagaagaagaagaagaagaagaagaagaagaaggaggaggaggaggaggaggaggaggaggaggagaaggagaaggaggaggaggaggaggagaaggagaaggaggagaaggagaagaagaaacagtttTCCTTTCCAAAGTTCATATactgacttaaaaacaaacaaacattgtaAATCCTTTCGGAAGCGATAATCTGTCACTTTGACTGGCTTTGTACAGATTATGTAAGAAGTCTGTATTTTGTCCAGGGATACTCTCCTGTCACCTGTTTTCATCTATCAAACCTGACGGAGGGAACCAGCGTTGTGTgactaaaacacacagaaatatgCTAGCTAATATGGTTCACATTTACACATAAGAAACAcataacgagtaacgcgttctattctattctattcagcTCTATTTCTCTAAAACGCC
This region of Pelmatolapia mariae isolate MD_Pm_ZW linkage group LG12, Pm_UMD_F_2, whole genome shotgun sequence genomic DNA includes:
- the gtf2h3 gene encoding general transcription factor IIH subunit 3; amino-acid sequence: MASEDEINLLVIVVDVNPIWWGQQAQRDPQFTLSKCMDAVMVMGNAHMAMARTNKLAVIASHCQGSHFLYPSKSWSGEDGGGNDVSSSGDGKYELLSAANNLIAEEIRNIMSKIEVTGNSTDTLLAGSLAKALCYIHRLTKELEVGQEIKSRILAVKAAEDCALQYMNFMNVIFAAQKQNILIDACVLDSDSGLLQQACDITGGLYLKIPQKVALAQYLLWVFLPDSEQRSQLVLPPPAHVDYRAACFCHRNLIEIGYVCSVCLSIFCNFSPICTTCETAFKIQLPQIVKPKKKKLKQPM
- the LOC134639003 gene encoding Rieske domain-containing protein, encoding MSSEEEMSQTSSASSSSSNLSTSHFIGKKEDIVKAGRVTKLVNGCRDVLVVHHQGQLYAMDVRCYHSGGALQYGDIEEFNGRLCIVCPWHKYKITLAEGESLYQAVDDPTAKPLRTYWRSKGVKQRVHKVTEVNGDVYVTLNDSGEAIESDVYQTEKYRRTSLKAKPKAKPKT